In the Campylobacter sp. RM6914 genome, one interval contains:
- the rplU gene encoding 50S ribosomal protein L21, producing the protein MSKYAIIKNGGKQYRVSEGQFLNLDRFEAEAKSTVEITEVLAVNDGVVKVGAPFVEGAKVVLEVVALGKDKKVVIYKKRRRKDSKLKRGFRRQYTRVKVVSIAG; encoded by the coding sequence ATGTCAAAGTACGCTATTATCAAGAACGGCGGGAAACAATACAGAGTTAGCGAAGGTCAATTCCTAAATTTAGATCGTTTTGAAGCCGAAGCAAAATCAACCGTTGAAATTACAGAAGTTTTGGCTGTAAATGACGGCGTAGTTAAGGTAGGTGCACCGTTTGTTGAGGGTGCAAAAGTTGTCTTAGAAGTCGTAGCACTAGGTAAAGATAAAAAAGTTGTTATCTATAAAAAACGTAGACGTAAAGACTCAAAGCTTAAACGCGGTTTTAGAAGACAATATACACGCGTTAAAGTAGTAAGCATAGCAGGCTAA
- the flhB gene encoding flagellar biosynthesis protein FlhB: MAGEDEEKTEEATSKKIEDAKKDGNVPKSQDISGFATLLVAITMLIVMLGFMKDQLVSLYMYYQSFIGKELTVSAIHMIAINTLGRALLMILPICVCVGIVGIIAYVMQFGLIFTTKPITPDLNKINPIKGLKNLFSLKKLIDGIKIVAKVSAVFGVGFYFFLQFIKELPHTLFLSMFDQLAWLKEKMIILVGVMLLILFIIGLIDLLIVRFQYFKDLRMSKQEVKDEYKQMEGDPQVKGRIRRLQMQTARKRMMQNVPQADVVITNPTHYAVAIRYDKSRDAAPVILAKGVDVIAMQIRKIALENSVQIIENPPLARELYKLCEINDMIPETLFRAVAEVLSFVYMSDKKKFAGRI, translated from the coding sequence ATGGCAGGCGAAGACGAAGAGAAAACCGAAGAAGCAACCTCCAAAAAGATAGAAGACGCCAAAAAAGACGGCAACGTCCCCAAAAGTCAAGACATAAGCGGTTTCGCAACTCTGCTTGTTGCGATAACAATGCTTATAGTCATGCTTGGCTTTATGAAAGATCAACTTGTTTCTTTATATATGTATTATCAAAGTTTCATAGGCAAAGAACTAACGGTAAGTGCCATACACATGATAGCTATCAATACTCTTGGTCGAGCGCTTTTAATGATACTACCTATCTGCGTGTGTGTGGGCATTGTAGGGATAATCGCCTATGTGATGCAGTTTGGTCTTATATTTACCACAAAACCAATAACGCCGGACCTTAATAAGATAAATCCTATAAAAGGTCTAAAAAATTTATTTTCTTTAAAAAAATTAATCGACGGCATAAAGATAGTAGCAAAGGTAAGTGCTGTCTTTGGAGTTGGTTTTTACTTTTTTTTACAATTCATCAAGGAACTTCCGCATACACTTTTTTTGTCAATGTTTGATCAGCTTGCATGGCTTAAAGAAAAGATGATCATCCTTGTTGGAGTCATGCTTCTTATATTATTTATAATAGGACTAATCGATCTTTTAATCGTTCGCTTTCAGTACTTTAAAGATCTAAGGATGAGCAAACAAGAGGTCAAAGACGAGTATAAACAAATGGAGGGTGATCCGCAAGTTAAAGGACGCATCAGACGGCTTCAAATGCAAACGGCTCGTAAAAGAATGATGCAAAACGTCCCTCAGGCAGACGTAGTTATCACAAACCCTACTCACTACGCCGTAGCCATAAGATACGACAAATCAAGAGATGCTGCGCCGGTTATACTGGCAAAGGGTGTAGATGTGATAGCTATGCAAATTCGCAAAATAGCCCTTGAAAATAGCGTGCAGATCATAGAAAATCCGCCTCTTGCACGTGAGCTTTATAAACTCTGCGAAATAAACGACATGATACCTGAAACATTATTTCGTGCAGTAGCCGAAGTTTTAAGCTTTGTATATATGAGTGATAAGAAAAAATTTGCTGGAAGAATTTGA
- the rpmA gene encoding 50S ribosomal protein L27: MAHKKGQGSTQNNRDSIGRRLGVKKFGSEFVRAGNIIIRQRGTATHPGNNVGMGKDHTIFALVDGYVKFERKDKNRKKVSVYPAA, encoded by the coding sequence ATGGCACACAAAAAAGGTCAGGGCTCAACCCAAAATAACCGTGATAGTATCGGACGTCGTTTAGGCGTTAAAAAATTCGGTAGCGAATTTGTTCGCGCAGGTAACATTATAATCCGCCAAAGAGGCACAGCAACTCATCCAGGCAATAACGTGGGCATGGGCAAAGATCACACTATCTTTGCTCTTGTTGATGGGTATGTGAAATTTGAGCGTAAAGATAAAAACCGCAAAAAAGTTTCTGTTTATCCAGCAGCTTAA
- a CDS encoding cytochrome-c peroxidase, whose amino-acid sequence MKTKILFLSSVALASSLFAGNLAKDALDAGIVPLPSDGKALTKMINDAAPDAKEYPTTMAAYELGMRLYFDPRLSKSGIISCNTCHNLGLGGVDGVPASTGHKWTPNPHHVNAPTVYNSVFNSVQFWDGRAAHLAAQAAGPMTALPEMASTPELVVDRLKSIPAYVDEFKKAFNSEINFDLVTTAIGIFERTLVTPSRFDKFLEGDENALNDAEKKGLQIFLDKGCATCHNGVNLGGTLQPFEVAAKYEFADVGDFKGDANGMVKAPTLRNIELTAPYFHNGAIWSLKDAVKAMGSIQLGIDINDNEASSIVTFLNSLTGKMPKIEYPMLPASTDKTSKPELDY is encoded by the coding sequence GTGAAGACTAAAATTTTATTCCTAAGTTCAGTTGCTTTAGCAAGCTCCCTTTTTGCAGGAAATCTTGCAAAAGACGCATTAGATGCAGGCATAGTACCTCTTCCTAGTGATGGAAAAGCACTTACTAAGATGATAAATGACGCAGCGCCTGATGCTAAAGAGTATCCTACTACTATGGCTGCTTATGAGCTTGGCATGAGATTATATTTTGATCCTCGCCTTTCTAAATCAGGCATCATAAGTTGTAATACCTGTCATAACCTAGGTCTTGGCGGTGTTGATGGCGTGCCTGCTTCAACAGGACATAAATGGACTCCAAACCCACATCACGTAAACGCTCCAACTGTTTACAATTCGGTATTTAACTCTGTTCAGTTTTGGGATGGACGTGCCGCACACCTAGCCGCACAAGCTGCAGGTCCTATGACCGCACTTCCTGAGATGGCATCTACCCCTGAGCTTGTTGTGGATAGACTAAAGTCAATCCCTGCTTATGTTGATGAGTTTAAAAAAGCGTTTAATAGCGAGATAAATTTTGATCTTGTAACGACTGCGATTGGAATTTTTGAAAGAACACTTGTCACTCCGTCAAGATTTGACAAATTTCTTGAAGGTGATGAAAATGCACTAAATGATGCTGAGAAAAAAGGTCTTCAAATTTTCCTTGATAAAGGTTGTGCTACTTGCCATAATGGTGTAAATTTAGGTGGAACACTTCAGCCGTTTGAGGTTGCTGCCAAGTATGAATTCGCAGATGTCGGCGACTTTAAAGGCGATGCTAACGGTATGGTCAAAGCACCTACTTTGCGTAATATCGAGCTAACGGCACCGTATTTCCACAATGGCGCGATCTGGTCTTTAAAAGATGCAGTTAAAGCTATGGGAAGTATACAGCTTGGCATAGATATAAATGATAATGAGGCTAGCAGTATCGTAACGTTCTTAAATTCATTAACAGGCAAAATGCCTAAAATCGAATATCCGATGCTTCCCGCTTCTACGGATAAAACTTCAAAACCTGAACTTGACTACTAA
- a CDS encoding Na/Pi cotransporter family protein, translating to MPLFENFKQQKNLIFLSLFLSAICALMLISESFMVIAFGICIFLYGISVLELSFSGLSGIETFLKNTTSSKFKSFLFGLISTFIMQSSGLVSVIAISFLSASLITLGAGLAIIYGTNLGTVSTTWLVAGVGLKTQIIYYAMPLIIIGVIMFFNKSKGIKSGGYFLFSIGLLFLGIHYMKSGFDGIKDTIDLAAYAMDGIKGLLVYTLIGIIVTVLMQSSTATLTLTITALSVGQMSYENAIAIAIGSNVGSTVVAVIGSINANSEGKKLMLGHVIFNIASATIMLCFINSIIPITDFVADFLGIDGSDYSLKLAIFHTLFNLIGIVIFYPLTTRLTILLDRLIKPAQIRSKVITAKFLDEKSIQFVDSALIVLIKEMAHLYENTTSIIAKSISISKNDIDSPLSSQEVIEAKNTPMAIDFDELYNNRFKEVYSQIISYLISASANATEKDIAKFMDIRRGALLLAETLKDVKNIQPNVFKFMSSSNKYIKAEYDKLRVKILHILRIIKRIQDFEIDSKSGLKELRRLYDEYESVQFAPDILLNERKISNKMATSLMNDTDIVKEMTRNLLKIIEIISTRSEDEGEFEIIRRNLMSSKQL from the coding sequence TTGCCGTTATTTGAAAATTTTAAACAACAAAAAAATCTTATCTTTCTTTCGCTGTTTTTATCAGCTATCTGTGCTTTAATGCTTATTAGCGAAAGCTTCATGGTTATAGCCTTTGGAATTTGTATATTTTTATATGGAATTTCCGTATTAGAGCTTAGTTTTTCGGGCTTATCAGGTATTGAAACATTTTTAAAAAATACAACAAGTAGCAAATTTAAAAGTTTCCTTTTTGGTCTTATATCTACTTTTATAATGCAATCAAGCGGTCTGGTTAGTGTGATCGCCATATCTTTTTTAAGTGCCAGTCTTATAACGCTTGGTGCCGGATTAGCTATCATTTATGGGACAAATCTAGGCACTGTTTCTACTACTTGGCTGGTTGCAGGTGTTGGGTTAAAAACCCAGATCATTTACTACGCTATGCCGCTTATCATTATCGGCGTTATAATGTTTTTTAATAAGTCAAAAGGTATTAAAAGCGGAGGATATTTTCTTTTTAGTATAGGGCTTTTATTTTTAGGGATACACTATATGAAGTCTGGATTTGACGGTATCAAAGATACTATAGATCTTGCTGCATACGCTATGGACGGTATTAAAGGGCTTTTGGTTTATACGCTCATAGGTATTATCGTAACGGTTTTGATGCAAAGTTCAACGGCAACGCTAACATTAACTATAACGGCTTTAAGCGTAGGGCAGATGAGCTATGAAAACGCTATTGCAATAGCGATAGGCTCAAACGTAGGAAGCACCGTCGTAGCTGTGATTGGTTCGATAAACGCAAATTCCGAGGGTAAAAAGCTGATGTTAGGGCATGTGATATTTAATATAGCCTCTGCAACGATAATGCTTTGTTTTATAAATTCCATCATTCCCATTACTGACTTTGTGGCTGATTTTTTGGGCATAGACGGCAGTGATTATTCGCTAAAACTCGCTATTTTTCATACTTTGTTTAACCTTATTGGAATTGTTATATTTTATCCTTTGACGACAAGGCTGACCATACTTTTAGACCGCCTAATAAAACCGGCTCAAATTCGATCAAAAGTGATAACGGCTAAATTTTTAGATGAAAAATCCATCCAATTCGTCGATAGTGCGTTAATCGTTTTAATAAAAGAGATGGCACATTTATATGAAAACACGACATCTATCATCGCAAAATCAATTAGCATAAGCAAAAATGATATTGATTCGCCACTTTCATCGCAAGAGGTTATAGAGGCTAAAAATACACCAATGGCTATAGACTTTGACGAGCTTTATAATAATAGATTTAAAGAAGTTTATAGTCAGATAATCAGCTATCTAATAAGCGCTAGCGCAAACGCTACGGAAAAAGATATCGCTAAATTTATGGATATTCGTCGTGGGGCGCTTTTGTTGGCAGAAACATTAAAAGATGTAAAAAATATCCAGCCAAATGTATTTAAATTTATGAGTTCATCTAACAAATACATAAAAGCCGAATACGACAAACTTCGTGTAAAAATTTTACATATTTTACGCATTATAAAGCGTATCCAAGACTTTGAAATAGATAGTAAATCAGGACTAAAAGAGCTAAGACGACTTTATGATGAGTATGAAAGTGTGCAGTTTGCACCTGATATTTTGCTAAACGAGCGTAAAATTTCAAACAAAATGGCGACATCGCTCATGAACGACACCGATATCGTAAAAGAAATGACTAGAAATTTGTTAAAAATTATCGAAATAATATCTACTAGAAGCGAAGATGAGGGAGAATTTGAGATAATTAGACGCAACCTCATGAGTAGCAAACAGCTTTAA
- a CDS encoding anaerobic C4-dicarboxylate transporter encodes MEFLTSLSESTQFMLQLVVVLGCLFYGAKKGGMALGILGGIGLIILVFGFKMAPGKPAVDVILTILAVVVASATLQATGGLDVMLQIAEKVLRKHPKFVCILAPVIGWTLTILCGTGHTVYTLLPIIYDVSIKSGVRPERPMAATTISSQMGIVASPVSVAGVSMVAVLLGTGTVHIEGFSSYVDLLKVTIPSTFMGVVMIGIWSIFRGKDLDKDPEFQAKIADPEQRKYIYGSDDVKSLIGVKLPAKQWNSMWIFLAAIAVVAVLGYYKELRPSWTISKDSAVVQIMADKKELKAIAVKDGSISAQAAEFSVAKGKVGASQKAQSVEITNKKGEKESVVRSENGTVTYTNAKGETTEYQNAYINVSSKEKGSKVLGMVDTIQIFMLLAASIMMIYAGIKSSKIAQNEIFHSGMVALVAIYGISWMADTMFHSHIEMLKSSLGAVMVAYPWTYIVVGMLISKFLNSQAAAAATFVPLAVQIGVDPGVIIAFASACYGYFILPTYPSDLAAIQFDRSGTTHIGKYVINHSFIIPGFIGVLTSCAIGYILATAYGFMQ; translated from the coding sequence ATGGAATTTTTAACATCTTTGAGTGAAAGCACGCAGTTTATGCTTCAGCTTGTTGTCGTGCTTGGTTGTTTGTTTTATGGTGCTAAAAAGGGCGGTATGGCTCTTGGTATTTTAGGAGGCATAGGTCTTATTATCCTAGTATTTGGCTTTAAAATGGCTCCAGGTAAACCTGCGGTCGATGTTATTTTAACGATCCTTGCAGTTGTTGTTGCTAGTGCGACATTACAAGCTACAGGTGGTCTTGACGTTATGCTTCAAATAGCGGAGAAAGTCCTAAGAAAACATCCTAAATTTGTCTGTATTCTAGCTCCTGTTATTGGTTGGACACTAACTATACTATGCGGAACAGGACACACTGTTTATACACTTTTACCGATTATTTATGACGTTTCTATCAAAAGCGGTGTTCGTCCGGAACGTCCTATGGCTGCAACAACTATCTCGTCTCAAATGGGCATCGTAGCAAGCCCGGTATCTGTTGCCGGTGTTTCTATGGTTGCGGTTTTACTTGGAACGGGTACGGTTCATATTGAGGGTTTTTCAAGCTATGTTGACCTTTTAAAAGTAACTATCCCGTCAACTTTTATGGGTGTTGTTATGATAGGAATTTGGTCTATTTTTAGAGGTAAAGACCTTGATAAAGACCCTGAATTCCAAGCAAAAATAGCTGATCCTGAGCAAAGAAAATATATCTACGGCTCTGATGATGTTAAATCTTTAATCGGTGTTAAACTTCCTGCAAAACAATGGAACTCAATGTGGATCTTCCTTGCAGCTATCGCTGTAGTTGCGGTTTTAGGTTATTACAAAGAGCTTCGCCCAAGCTGGACTATCTCTAAAGATAGCGCTGTAGTTCAGATCATGGCTGATAAAAAAGAGCTAAAAGCTATAGCTGTAAAAGACGGAAGTATATCAGCTCAAGCAGCAGAATTTAGCGTAGCAAAAGGCAAAGTAGGCGCATCTCAAAAAGCTCAATCAGTTGAGATCACAAACAAAAAAGGTGAAAAAGAGAGTGTTGTTCGCTCTGAAAACGGTACTGTAACTTATACCAATGCAAAAGGTGAAACAACAGAGTATCAAAATGCCTATATTAACGTATCGAGCAAAGAAAAAGGCTCAAAAGTACTAGGTATGGTTGATACTATCCAAATTTTCATGCTACTTGCTGCTTCTATTATGATGATTTATGCAGGTATCAAATCTTCTAAAATCGCTCAAAATGAAATTTTCCACAGTGGTATGGTTGCTCTTGTTGCGATTTACGGTATCTCATGGATGGCAGATACAATGTTCCACTCACATATCGAGATGTTAAAAAGCTCACTTGGTGCGGTCATGGTGGCTTATCCATGGACTTATATCGTAGTTGGTATGCTTATCTCAAAATTCCTTAACTCACAAGCTGCAGCAGCTGCTACATTCGTTCCGCTTGCTGTTCAAATCGGTGTTGATCCAGGTGTTATCATAGCTTTTGCTTCTGCATGCTACGGTTACTTTATCCTACCTACATATCCAAGCGACCTTGCTGCTATTCAGTTTGACCGCTCAGGAACGACTCACATCGGTAAATATGTTATAAACCACAGCTTTATTATCCCTGGTTTTATCGGCGTATTAACTTCATGTGCGATAGGTTATATCTTAGCTACCGCTTACGGCTTTATGCAATAA